The proteins below come from a single Phoenix dactylifera cultivar Barhee BC4 unplaced genomic scaffold, palm_55x_up_171113_PBpolish2nd_filt_p 001579F, whole genome shotgun sequence genomic window:
- the LOC103715052 gene encoding uncharacterized protein LOC103715052 isoform X1, translating into MPGCEAIEKSGGALVREAVRVIPAVIQASRRRLPPSILLWKAWVSIGVAGNGSSGRWDLLALVVAAVARPCPLFFLPHFGLLFLPLCSWGGGGIISGDRTLPYHVADHHRRSPFLGSRLLPRNRSSEILKGRGRRRTEQNLRRASSASLESFAYNNDDEEEFVTRLQELAFQLEQLEEDDGTESRIHSESRRNQEAESRCGASTSYDDAFSSTSYSLSSSSSLLSSSEPSADHPCLSGWLEPPDWPASMERNANSVDLPLSLRIIKRKKQQRWVEGSSLREATCCSVKKAFSSMVFIVQELHSFALQMRQTLFYEDIQGILARVQQEIHASFVWLFQRIFSCTPTLMVSLMLLLANYTVYSMGHSAIAAPNSAPPHRSAAVITQHQQESKNQPRFDHSSIKTFSVTGRTAAVGGSGGGGGRKVRPVAGATDDGRSDGSSSSSYRSHTIPPDGIATAPATGGGEEENSSAAVEEEAARTWSKTVEEASSMQASLRDGALMDPDTLKRLVSPVTVELEPDECSDYLRTELNYEQFLAQEPDNPLLLSNFAQFLYLVLHDHDRAEHYFKRAVRTEPVDAEALSRYASFLWLARKDLAAAEESYLEAIAADPGNTVHAANYAHFLWSTGGEDTCYPLDANDA; encoded by the exons TCCATCTTACTTTGGAAGGCCTGGGTTTCGATTGGGGTGGCCGGAAATGGGAGTTCAGGTCGCTGGGACCTGCTCGCATTGGTCGTCGCAGCTGTTGCCCGCCCATgccccctcttcttcctcccacaTTTTGGCCTCCTTTTTCTCCCCCTCTGCTCCTGGGGAGGTGGAGGCATCATCTCCGGCGATCGCACCCTCCCGTATCACGTCGCCGACCACCACCGCCGATCGCCCTTCCTCGGGTCCAGGTTGCTGCCCAGGAATCGATCCTCGGAGATCCTGAAAGGAAGGGGAAGGCGAAGAACAGAGCAAAACCTACGGAGGGCTTCCAGCGCGAGCCTTGAAAGTTTCGCTTATAACAACGACGACGAGGAGGAATTCGTGACGAGGCTCCAGGAATTAGCCTTCCAACTCGAGCAACTAGAGGAAGACGATGGCACGGAATCCAGGATCCACTCTGAATCTAGGAGAAATCAAGAAGCAGAGAGCAGATGCGGCGCTAGTACTAGCTATGATGATGccttctcctccacctcctactctctttcttcttcttcttccctactATCCTCCTCTGAGCCCTCGGCCGATCACCCCTGTCTCTCCGGCTGGCTGGAGCCGCCGGACTGGCCGGCTAGCATGGAGCGGAATGCCAACAGCGTGGATCTGCCGCTCTCGCTGCGTATTATCAAGCGGAAGAAGCAGCAGCGGTGGGTGGAGGGGTCCTCGTTGAGGGAGGCGACTTGCTGCTCCGTGAAGAAGGCCTTCTCCTCCATGGTGTTCATCGTCCAGGAGCTTCATAGCTTCGCCCTGCAAATGCGACAGACCCTCTTCTACGAGGATATCCAGGGGATCCTAGCCAGGGTCCAGCAGGAGATCCATGCTTCCTTCGTCTGGCTCTTTCAGCGGATCTTCTCCTGCACCCCGACCCTCATGGTCTCCCTCATGCTCCTCCTTGCCAACTACACCGTCTACTCCATGGGCCACTCCGCCATCGCCGCGCCCAATTCTGCGCCGCCCCACCGATCGGCCGCCGTCATCACCCAGCACCAGCAGGAGAGTAAAAACCAGCCGAGGTTCGATCATTCCTCCATCAAAACATTCTCAGTCACCGGGAGAACGGCCGCCGTCGGAGGgagcggcggaggcggcggacGGAAGGTGAGGCCGGTGGCGGGGGCCACGGATGACGGACGCTCCGACGGATCCTCTTCGTCGTCGTACCGCAGCCACACGATTCCTCCCGACGGGATCGCGACGGCCCCGGCGACAGGAGGCGGAGAGGAGGAGAATTCGTCCGCTGCAGTGGAAGAGGAGGCGGCAAGGACTTGGAGCAAAACAGTGGAGGAAGCTTCTAGTATGCAAGCTAGCTTGAGGGACGGGGCGCTGATGGACCCCGACACGTTGAAGCGGCTGGTGTCGCCCGTTACGGTGGAGTTGGAACCGGATGAGTGCTCGGACTACCTGCGGACGGAGCTCAACTACGAGCAGTTTCTGGCCCAAGAGCCCGAcaatcccctcctcctctccaacttCGCCCAGTTCCTCTATCTCGTCCTCCACGACCACGACAG GGCCGAGCATTACTTCAAGAGGGCGGTGCGAACGGAGCCGGTGGACGCGGAGGCGCTCAGCCGTTATGCGAGCTTCCTGTGGCTAGCGCGGAAGGATCTGGCAGCGGCGGAGGAGAGCTACTTGGAAGCCATCGCCGCGGATCCCGGCAACACCGTCCACGCCGCCAACTACGCGCATTTCCTGTGGAGCACCGGAGGCGAGGACACCTGCTACCCTCTCGATGCCAACGATGCGTAG
- the LOC103715052 gene encoding uncharacterized protein LOC103715052 isoform X2, translated as MPGCEAIEKSGGALVREAVRVIPAVIQASRRRLPPAWVSIGVAGNGSSGRWDLLALVVAAVARPCPLFFLPHFGLLFLPLCSWGGGGIISGDRTLPYHVADHHRRSPFLGSRLLPRNRSSEILKGRGRRRTEQNLRRASSASLESFAYNNDDEEEFVTRLQELAFQLEQLEEDDGTESRIHSESRRNQEAESRCGASTSYDDAFSSTSYSLSSSSSLLSSSEPSADHPCLSGWLEPPDWPASMERNANSVDLPLSLRIIKRKKQQRWVEGSSLREATCCSVKKAFSSMVFIVQELHSFALQMRQTLFYEDIQGILARVQQEIHASFVWLFQRIFSCTPTLMVSLMLLLANYTVYSMGHSAIAAPNSAPPHRSAAVITQHQQESKNQPRFDHSSIKTFSVTGRTAAVGGSGGGGGRKVRPVAGATDDGRSDGSSSSSYRSHTIPPDGIATAPATGGGEEENSSAAVEEEAARTWSKTVEEASSMQASLRDGALMDPDTLKRLVSPVTVELEPDECSDYLRTELNYEQFLAQEPDNPLLLSNFAQFLYLVLHDHDRAEHYFKRAVRTEPVDAEALSRYASFLWLARKDLAAAEESYLEAIAADPGNTVHAANYAHFLWSTGGEDTCYPLDANDA; from the exons GCCTGGGTTTCGATTGGGGTGGCCGGAAATGGGAGTTCAGGTCGCTGGGACCTGCTCGCATTGGTCGTCGCAGCTGTTGCCCGCCCATgccccctcttcttcctcccacaTTTTGGCCTCCTTTTTCTCCCCCTCTGCTCCTGGGGAGGTGGAGGCATCATCTCCGGCGATCGCACCCTCCCGTATCACGTCGCCGACCACCACCGCCGATCGCCCTTCCTCGGGTCCAGGTTGCTGCCCAGGAATCGATCCTCGGAGATCCTGAAAGGAAGGGGAAGGCGAAGAACAGAGCAAAACCTACGGAGGGCTTCCAGCGCGAGCCTTGAAAGTTTCGCTTATAACAACGACGACGAGGAGGAATTCGTGACGAGGCTCCAGGAATTAGCCTTCCAACTCGAGCAACTAGAGGAAGACGATGGCACGGAATCCAGGATCCACTCTGAATCTAGGAGAAATCAAGAAGCAGAGAGCAGATGCGGCGCTAGTACTAGCTATGATGATGccttctcctccacctcctactctctttcttcttcttcttccctactATCCTCCTCTGAGCCCTCGGCCGATCACCCCTGTCTCTCCGGCTGGCTGGAGCCGCCGGACTGGCCGGCTAGCATGGAGCGGAATGCCAACAGCGTGGATCTGCCGCTCTCGCTGCGTATTATCAAGCGGAAGAAGCAGCAGCGGTGGGTGGAGGGGTCCTCGTTGAGGGAGGCGACTTGCTGCTCCGTGAAGAAGGCCTTCTCCTCCATGGTGTTCATCGTCCAGGAGCTTCATAGCTTCGCCCTGCAAATGCGACAGACCCTCTTCTACGAGGATATCCAGGGGATCCTAGCCAGGGTCCAGCAGGAGATCCATGCTTCCTTCGTCTGGCTCTTTCAGCGGATCTTCTCCTGCACCCCGACCCTCATGGTCTCCCTCATGCTCCTCCTTGCCAACTACACCGTCTACTCCATGGGCCACTCCGCCATCGCCGCGCCCAATTCTGCGCCGCCCCACCGATCGGCCGCCGTCATCACCCAGCACCAGCAGGAGAGTAAAAACCAGCCGAGGTTCGATCATTCCTCCATCAAAACATTCTCAGTCACCGGGAGAACGGCCGCCGTCGGAGGgagcggcggaggcggcggacGGAAGGTGAGGCCGGTGGCGGGGGCCACGGATGACGGACGCTCCGACGGATCCTCTTCGTCGTCGTACCGCAGCCACACGATTCCTCCCGACGGGATCGCGACGGCCCCGGCGACAGGAGGCGGAGAGGAGGAGAATTCGTCCGCTGCAGTGGAAGAGGAGGCGGCAAGGACTTGGAGCAAAACAGTGGAGGAAGCTTCTAGTATGCAAGCTAGCTTGAGGGACGGGGCGCTGATGGACCCCGACACGTTGAAGCGGCTGGTGTCGCCCGTTACGGTGGAGTTGGAACCGGATGAGTGCTCGGACTACCTGCGGACGGAGCTCAACTACGAGCAGTTTCTGGCCCAAGAGCCCGAcaatcccctcctcctctccaacttCGCCCAGTTCCTCTATCTCGTCCTCCACGACCACGACAG GGCCGAGCATTACTTCAAGAGGGCGGTGCGAACGGAGCCGGTGGACGCGGAGGCGCTCAGCCGTTATGCGAGCTTCCTGTGGCTAGCGCGGAAGGATCTGGCAGCGGCGGAGGAGAGCTACTTGGAAGCCATCGCCGCGGATCCCGGCAACACCGTCCACGCCGCCAACTACGCGCATTTCCTGTGGAGCACCGGAGGCGAGGACACCTGCTACCCTCTCGATGCCAACGATGCGTAG